From Camelina sativa cultivar DH55 chromosome 20, Cs, whole genome shotgun sequence, the proteins below share one genomic window:
- the LOC104772556 gene encoding uncharacterized protein LOC104772556: MDERRTSEVAVGGGGVSVAVTRFPVEQKRPVGPLVVAGVRDGVLWLIDRYMCAHAISLNHPGIRCRCLAAYGDAVSAVKWASRLGREHHDDLAQFMLGMGYATEALHLPGISKRLEFDLAMQSNDLKRALHCLLTMSNSKDIGQDGAGLDLSDILSLTATKKEDVVEAVEGIVKFAKEFLDLIDAADATGHADIGREALKRLATAGSVKGALQGHELRGLALRLANHGELTRLSGLINNLISIGLGRESAFSAAVLGDNALMEKAWQDTGMLAEAVLHAHAHGRPTLKNLVQAWNKTLQKEVEQAPSSKTDAASAFLASLEDPKLTSLSDASKKPPIEILPPGMSSIFASISAPKKPLLTQKTSQPEPTKPLALEEPAKPLAIEAPPFSETAQTESVPETAAVAESPAPETAGTADSAAPETAAVAESPAPVYGQVTETVSEPPPVEKEETSLEDKSDPTSTPTTEAAAATEDTSQTTPPPESVTITTPETASATTTAKPIENAATEKREVTTYPXQRSFLTS; the protein is encoded by the exons ATGGATGAAAGAAGGACCAGTGAGGTAGCTGTAGGTGGTGGGGGAGTATCAGTGGCTGTTACTCGTTTCCCAGTGGAGCAAAAACGACCAGTGGGGCCTCTTGTTGTTGCTGGTGTACGGGATGGAGTTCTTTGGCTCATTGACAG GTACATGTGTGCTCATGCCATATCACTGAATCATCCTGGTATCCGCTGTCGCTGCCTTGCTGCTTACGGGGATGCTGTTAGTGCTGTTAAATG GGCAAGTAGGCTTGGGAGAGAACACCATGACGATCTGGCACAATTCATGCTGGGGATGGGATATGCGACAGAAGCTCTTCATTTGCCTGGAATATCTAAGAG GCTGGAGTTTGATCTCGCAATGCAGAGCAATGATCTTAAGAGGGCTCTTCATTGTCTTCTCACAATGAGTAATAGCAAGGACATTGGACAGGATGGTGCAGGCCTTGATTTGAGTGACATTCTCTCTTTGACAGCTACTAAAAAGGAAGATGTTGTTGAAGCTGTGGAGGGAATAGTGAAATTCGCAAAGGAGTTTCTTGACCTCATAGATGCTGCAGATGCCACTGGTCACGCCGATATCGGTCGCGAAGCTCTAAAAAGACTGGCAACTGCAGGTTCGGTCAAAGGCGCTTTACAGGGTCATGAGTTGCGAGGTCTTGCACTACGCCTAGCAAACCATGGAGAATTGACACGCCTAAGT GGTCTGATAAACAATCTGATCTCCATAGGCCTCGGGAGAGAATCAGCATTCTCTGCTGCAGTTTTGGGAGACAACGCGCTCATGGAGAAGGCATGGCAAGACACGGGAATGCTCGCAGAAGCCGTGCTTCATGCCCAT GCACATGGTCGTCCTACTTTAAAGAACTTGGTGCAGGCTTGGAATAAAACGCTGCAGAAGGAAGTTGAGCAAGCTCCATCTTCTAAAACCGATGCTGCAAGTGCGTTTCTGGCTTCACTCGAGGATCCAAAGCTCACGAGTTTATCTGATGCATCCAAAAAACCTCCAATCGAGATTCTACCTCCCGGAATGTCTTCAATCTTTGCTTCCATTTCTGCTCCCAAAAAACCTTTACTCACGCAGAAGACTTCACAGCCAGAACCAACAAAGCCATTGGCGCTCGAGGAACCGGCTAAACCATTGGCTATTGAAGCTCCTCCATTTTCTGAGACAGCACAGACCGAATCAGTGCCTGAAACTGCAGCCGTTGCTGAGTCACCCGCACCTGAAACTGCAGGCACTGCTGATTCTGCGGCACCTGAAACTGCAGCCGTTGCTGAGTCACCAGCACCTGTTTATGGACAAGTGACAGAGACAGTATCTGAACCTCCTCCCGTAGAAAAAGAGGAAACTTCTTTGGAAGACAAAAGCGATCCGACTTCAACTCCAACCACAGAAGCAGCTGCAGCCACAGAAGATACTAGTCAAACAACACCGCCGCCTGAATCTGTTACAATAACGACGCCTGAAACTGCTAGTGCTACAACAACAGCGAAACCAATAGAGAATGCAGCAACTGAGAAGCGAGAAGTAACCACTTATCCTNCGCAAAGGAGTTTCTTGACCTCATAG
- the LOC104772557 gene encoding uncharacterized protein LOC104772557 produces the protein MLRARAFRQTNGKIVKIQVHPTHPWLVTADDSDHVSVWNWEHRQVIYELKAGGVDERRLVGAKLEKLAEGESDYKAKPTEAIRGGSVKQVKFYDDDVRYWQLWRNRTAAAESPSAVNHLTSGFTSPAPSTKGRHFLVICCENKAIFLDLVTMRGRDVPKQELDNKSLLCMEFLSRSSGGDGPLVAFGSTDGVIRVLSMITWKLARRYTGGHKGSIHCLMNFMASSGEALLVSGGSDGLLVLWSADHGADSRELVPKLSLKAHDGGVVAVELSRVSGSAPQLITIGADKTLAIWDTMTFKELRRIKPVPKLACHSVASWCHPRAPNLDILTCVKDSHIWSIEHPTYSALTRPLCELSSLVPPQVLATHRKLRVYCMVAHPLQPHLVATGTNVGIIVSEFDPRAIPSAAPLPALPGSRENSAIYILGRELKLLNFQLSNSANPTLGNNSALSESGVSKGDPGEQLTVKQTKKQIVAPVPHDSYSVLSVSSSGKYVAVVWPDILYFSIYKVSDWSIVDSGSARLLAWDTCRDRFAILESVLPQRMPLIPKSGSSRKAKEAAAAAAQAAAAASAASSASVQVRILLDDGTSNILMRSVGGRSEPVIGLHGGALLGIGYRTSRRISPVAATAISTIQSMPLSGFGNSNVSSFSSYDDGFSSQKSAESAPLNYQLYSWENFEPVGGMLPQPEWAAWDQTVEYCAFAYQQYMVISSLRPQYRYLGDVAIAHATGAVWHRRQLFVATPTTIECVFVDAGVSEIDIETRKMKEEMKLKEAQARAVAEHGELALITVEGSQSAKQERISLRPPMLQVVRLASFQNAPSVPPFLSLPRQSRGDGDDIMDERRTSEVAVGGGGVSVAVTRFPVEQKRPVGPLVVAGVRDGVLWLIDRYQESPVLTFRQTVSCGAFGFFPKCPICSAILIIAKTIKR, from the exons atGTTGCGCGCGAGAGCATTTCGGCAGACAAATGGTAAGATTGTGAAGATTCAGGTACATCCCACGCATCCATGGCTTGTTACTGCTGATGATTCGGATCACGTCTCCGTTTGGAATTGGGAGCATCGTCAG gtaATTTACGAATTGAAAGCCGGTGGAGTTGACGAGCGTCGTTTAGTTGGTGCTAAGTTAGAGAAGCTTGCCGAAGGAGAATCCG ATTATAAAGCCAAGCCTACTGAAGCTATTCGAGGAGGAAG TGTCAAGCAGGTGAAGTTTTACGATGATGATGTGCGTTATTGGCAACTGTGGCGCAATCGCACCGCAGCTGCTGAATCTCCGTCAGCTGTCAATCATCTCACATCTGGTTTCACTTCTCCTGCTCCGTCGACTAAAGGCCGGCATTTTCTGGTTATCTGTTGTGAGAATAAAGCcattttcttggatttggtGACAATGCGTGGTCGTGATGTGCCGAAGCAAGAGCTTGACAACAAGTCACTTCTCTG catGGAGTTTCTTTCCAGATCATCTGGTGGTGATGGCCCTTTAGTTGCATTTGGTTCAACTGATGGTGTCATTAGGGTTTTATCAATGATAACATGGAAG CTTGCACGTAGATATACAGGGGGCCATAAAGGATCAATTCATTGCTTGATGAATTTCATGGCATCATCTGGCGAA GCACTCCTTGTTTCAGGTGGCAGTGATGGCTTACTAGTACTGTGGAGTGCCGATCATGGCGCTGACTCAAGGGAACTTGTACCCAAGCTTAGCTTGAAG GCACATGATGGTGGAGTGGTAGCTGTCGAGCTGTCAAGGGTAAGTGGCAGTGCTCCACAATTGATTACAATTGGTGCTGACAAGACATTGGCCATATGGGACACAATGACATTTAAG GAGCTGCGTAGAATTAAACCTGTCCCAAAACTAGCTTGCCACAGTGTTGCATCGTGGTGCCACCCTAGAGCACCAAACCTCGATATCTTGACTTGCGTTAAAGATTCACACATATG GTCTATTGAGCATCCAACTTATTCAGCCCTGACAAGGCCATTATGTGAACTTTCTTCCTTGGTTCCGCCTCAAGTACTTGCAACCCACAGAAAACTTAGG GTCTATTGTATGGTTGCACATCCTCTACAGCCGCATCTCGTCGCAACTGGTACCAATGTTGGTATTATAGTTAGTGAATTTGATCCTCGTGCCATCCCGTCTGCAGCTCCTTTACCAGCATTGCCTGGAAGTCGGGAGAATTCAGCTATATATATCCTTGGACGAGAATTAAAGCTCTTGAACTTTCAATTATCCAACTCAGCTAACCCAACACTTGGCAATAATAGTGCCTTGTCCGAATCAGGGGTATCTAAGGGAGATCCAGGTGAACAGTTGACTGTAAAGCAGACCAAAAAGCAGATTGTGGCACCTGTTCCTCATGATTCATACTCGGTTCTTTCTGTAAGCAGTTCAGGGAA GTATGTGGCAGTTGTATGGCCTGATATTCTGTACTTCTCTATCTACAAGGTTAGTGACTGGTCTATTGTTGACTCTGGAAGTGCAAGATTGTTGGCTTGGGACACATGTCGGGATAGGTTCGCGATACTAGAATCTGTGTTACCTCAAAGGATGCCCCTAATCCCAAAGAGTGGTTCATCGAGAAAGGCTAAAGAAGCCGCTGCAGCCGCAGCTCAAGCGGCTGCTGCTGCTAGTGCAGCGTCATCAGCTAGTGTCCAAGTTCGTATTCTCTTGGATGATGGTACCTCAAACATACTAATGAGATCTGTAGGAGGTCGCTCGGAACCG GTCATTGGTCTACATGGTGGTGCTCTACTTGGTATAGGCTATCGCACATCCCGAAGGATTAGTCCTGTTGCTGCAACAGCTATTTCGACCATACAGTCGATGCCGCTGTCAGGATTCGGAAACAGCAATGTTTCTTCGTTTTCGAGCTATGATGATGGGTTTTCGTCGCAGAAGTCTGCTGAGTCTGCACCCCTGAACTACCAGCTCTACAG TTGGGAAAATTTTGAGCCAGTAGGTGGTATGCTACCTCAGCCAGAATGGGCGGCATGGGACCAAACAGTTGAGTACTGTGCATTTGCGTATCAACAATACATGGTCATATCGTCCTTGCGCCCTCAGTATAGATATCTTGGTGATGTTGCCATTGCACATGCTACTGGAGCTGTTTGGCATCGCAGGCAGCTGTTTGTGGCTACACCAACCACTATTGA ATGTGTCTTTGTGGATGCGGGAGTTTCTGAAATTGATATAGAGACTAGGAAGATGAAGGAAGAAATGAAACTTAAGGAAGCCCAGGCTAGAGCAGTTGCAGAGCATGGAGAGTTGGCCTTAATCACAGTAGAAGGTTCCCAGTCTGCGAAGCAAGAAAGGATATCTTTAAGGCCTCCCATGCTACAG GTGGTGCGTTTGGCTTCTTTCCAAAATGCCCCATCTGTTCCGCCATTCTTATCATTGCCAAGACAATCAAGAGGTGATGGCGATGACATTATGGATGAAAGAAGGACCAGTGAGGTAGCTGTAGGTGGTGGGGGAGTATCAGTGGCTGTTACTCGTTTCCCAGTGGAGCAAAAACGACCAGTGGGGCCTCTTGTTGTTGCTGGTGTACGGGATGGAGTTCTTTGGCTCATTGACAGGTACCAAGAGTCTCCTGTTCTTACCTTCAGACAGACTGTCTCTT GTGGTGCGTTTGGCTTCTTTCCAAAATGCCCCATCTGTTCCGCCATTCTTATCATTGCCAAGACAATCAAGAGGTGA
- the LOC104772558 gene encoding uncharacterized protein LOC104772558: MGEFDGERILVDTGSTINVLFCRTLEKMGVILEQVKPETRTLTGYDGIAKMLMGDVKLQVLAGEVTRKTKFVIIDAPPIYNAILGAPKIYAMQAVPSTYHNVITGSVPRP, encoded by the coding sequence ATGGGTGAGTTTGACGGTGAAAGAATCCTGGTCGATACTGGAAGCACCATTAATGTATTATTCTGCCGAACGCTAGAAAAAATGGGTGTTATACTAGAACAGGTGAAACCCGAGACTCGGACATTGACCGGCTATGATGGGATCGCTAAAATGTTGATGGGCGATGTGAAACTACAAGTGCTAGCTGGCGAAGTGACCCGGAAGACTAAGTTCGTCATCATCGACGCGCCCCCAATTTACAACGCCATTCTAGGGGCACCAAAGATATACGCAATGCAAGCGGTACCGTCGACCTACCATAATGTGATCACGGGATCGGTCCCTCGGCCATGA